The sequence GGATGCACGAGATCGAGAAGCTGAACCGCGAGGACGCCATCGATTTCTACCGCCGCTACTACGCGCCCAACAACGCCATCCTGGTGGTGGCGGGCGACGTCGACGCCGCGACCGTTCGCAGGCTGGCGCAGGACACCTACGGCAAGATCGCGCGCGGGCCGGACCTGCCGCCGCGCCTGCGCCCGACCGAGCCGGAGCAGAACACCCGCCGCACCGTGACGCTCAGCGACGAGCGCGTCGGCGTGCCGAGCTATTCCGAGCGATGGCTGGTCCCCTCCTACACCACGGCGGAAGAGGGTCAGGCCGAGGCGCTCGACATCCTGTCCGAGGTGCTCGGCGGCGGCGTGCGCTCACGCCTCTATCAGGAGCTGGTGGTCAGGCAGGGCATCGCCTCGTCGGCGATGGCCTACTACCAGGGCACCTCCCTCGACGACACGATGTTCATGGTGCTCGGCTCGCCGCGCGGCGAGGCGACCCTTGAGGACGTCGAGAAGGCCATCGACGCCGAGATCGCGAAGATCGTCGCCGACGGCGTCACCGAGGAGGAAGTGGAGAAGGCCAAGATGCGCTTCGTCCGCTCGATGATCTTCGCCCGCGACGAGCAGGACGGCATGGCGCGCATCTATGGCTCGACGCTGGCGACCGGCGGAACGGTCGAGGACATCACCAGTTGGCCCGATCGCATCCGCGCCGTCACGGCCGAGGACGTCAAGGACGCAGCCGCGCACTGGCTCGACGAGCGCCGCGCCGTCGCCGCCTATCTCTTGCCCAAGGAGTGAGACCGACCATGAGAAACGTGGAAAAGGCCAATCGCTTCGCCGCCCATCGCTTCACGGGCGCGCTGACGGTCCTCCTGCTCGCCGTCGTCTTCCTCACCTTCCCGGCGCTGGCGCCCGCCCGCGCCGAGGTCGATATACAGGAAGTGAAATCCCCCGGCGGCATCACCGCATGGCTGGTCGAGGACTACACCGTCCCCATCGTCACCGTGAACTTCGCCTTCAAGGGCGGCAGCGTGCAGGACCCGGCCGGCAAGGACGGGCTCTCCAACCTGATGGCGGGCCTGTTCGACGAGGGCGCCGGCGACCTCGACGCCGACGCCTTCCAGGAACGGCTCGACGATGTCGGCGCGGAGATGAGCTTCGACGCGCGGCGCGACGCGGTCTACGGCACGATGCGCATGCTGGCCGAGGAACGCGAGTCCGCGTTCGAGCTGCTGCGGCTTGCGGTCAACCAGCCGCGCTTCGATGCCGAGCCGGTCGAGCGCATCCGCGCCCAGATCCTCACCGGCATCCAGCGCGACATGCGTGACCCCAACGCGCTCGGCCGCGAGGAGTTCGCGCGCGCGCTCTATGGTGACCACCCCTATGCCCGCCGCGCCGAGGGCACGGTCGAAACGCTCGCCACCATCACTGCCGACGATCTTCATGCGCTGCATGGCCGCACCTTCGCCCGCTCCGGCCTCAACGTCGCCGTGGTCGGCGCCATCGACGCCGAGACGCTGAAGGCAGAGCTTGACCGGGTGTTCGGCGGCCTGCCGGCCGAGCAGGGCCTCGAGTCGGTCGGCAAGGCGCAGATCAGGTTCGACCAGCGGGTCAACTACGTCTACGCCCTGCCGCAGGCGTCGCTCCAGCTCGTCTATCCCGGCGTCGAGCGCGAGGACCCGACCTTCTTCGCCGCCTTCCTGATGAACCATGTGCTCGGCGGCGGCACCTTCTCCTCGCGCCTGTTCGACGAGGTGCGCGAGAAGCGCGGGCTCGCCTACGGCGTCGGCTCGTCGCTCATCACCAGCGACCTTGCCGACATGCTTATGATCGGCACGTCGACGCGCGCCGACCGGGCGCAGGAAGCCCTCGGCGTCATCCGCGACGTGATCAGGGACGTCGCCGAGAACGGCGTCACCGAGCAGGAGCTCGCCAAGGCCAAGACGTATCTGGTCGGCGCCTACCCGATCAACAACCTCGATTCGTCGACCGCGGTCGCCCGCACCCTGCTCGAACTGCAGAAGGACGGGCGCGGCATCGACTATATCGAGCGCCGCGTCGAGCTGATCGAGGCGGTCACGCTCGACGAGGTCAGGGAAGCCGCCGCGAAGCTGCTGACGGCGGAGCCGGCCGTGCTGGTGATCGGCCCGGAGGCGAATAACGGCGACGGCGGCTGAGGCGAGAAGCCCGATGGGCGAGGCCATGCCGGAAACGATACCGGGAACGGACCATGCCCCGCCGCCCGGCCCGACCTTCGCCGTCGCCTTCGGCGGCGGTGGCGCGCGCGGGCTGGCGCATATCCACGTCATCCGCGCGCTCGACGAGCTGGGCATCCGCCCCGTCGCCATCGCCGGCTCGTCCATCGGCGCGATGATGGGCGCGGCCATGGCAGCCGGCATGCGCGGCAGCGACATCGAGGACCACGCCCGCGCCGTGCTGTCCAACCGCGGCGAGGCGATGACCCGCATGTGGCGCAGCCTGCCGCGCAGCGTCGGCGAGCTGGTGGCCGGCGGCATCCGCCTCGGCCAGTTCGACATCGGGCGCATCCTGCGTGCCTTCATGCCCGAGCCCGTTCCCCAGCGCATCGAGGACATGGAAATCCCGCTCCAGGTCACGGCAACCGATTTCTACGGCCATGACGAGCATGTGTTCGCCGAGGGCGATCTGTTCACAGCGCTCGCCGCCTCGGCGGCGCTGCCGGCGATCTTCCGCCCGGTGAGCCACGAGGGACGCCTGCTGATCGACGGCGGCATCACCAACCCGGTGCCGTTCGACCTGCTGCACGGCAAGGCCGACATCGTCATCGGCGTCGATGTCGTCGGCGGGCCGATGGGCGACGCACGCGGCCGCCCCTCCTCGCTCGATCTCCTGATGGGCGCGAGCCAGATCATGATGGAGGCGATCGTCGAATTGAAGCTGCGCCAGACCCAGCCGCACATCCTGCTGCGCCCGCCGGTCGCGCATTTCGGCGTCCTCGACTTCCTCAAGGTCGAGCGCGTGCTCGGCGAGACGAGCCCGATCCGCGACGAGCTGAAGCGCGAGATCGACAGGGCGAGCGAGCGCCACCTGCGCCGGCTGTGACGGGATCGCGCAATATTACACGCCTTCAGGCGCCGTGACCGAACATTGCCACAATCGTCCCCGATCAATGGACGGGTACGGGAGGTGATGGTCATGAAACGTGAAATTTCCGAAGCGGCGCTTCCCGGGCGGACGGTCGACCTGTGGACCCCGTGGGGCATCCTGCGCCTGACCGACCCGGACGACGCGGCGAGGCCGGAGCGCAAGCCGCGTCCCCGCCTCTGGATGCGCCCCGCCGGCGAAAGGCCGGTCCACGAGCGGCCCACCCGCGAACGGGACATCGAGACGCGCGCCTGACAGCCGCCTGACCGGCATCACGCCCGGCATCACGCATTGCATCAGGGCCGCGGGAACCATAGATGGGAGGCGAAGCCGCAAGGCGCACCGCCAAGCCCCGTGAAGGAACCCGCCGTCCCATGAGCCAGCCCATCGATTCCGCGAGCCTCGTCGATCTCGTCGCGCGGCTGGTCGAGACAGCGCGCCGGGCGGGCGCCGACGCTGCCGACGCGGTCGCCGTGCGCTCCCGCTCGACCGGCGTTTCCGTCAGGCTCGGCAAGGTGGAGAACACCAGCGCGGCGGAAAGCGACGACATCGCGCTGCGCGTCTTCTCGGGCCGCCGCGTCGCCAGCGTCTCGGCCAACGCCCTTTCCGACATCGACGCGCTGGCCGAGCGCGCGGTGGCGATGGCCAGGGTCTCGCCCGAGGACCCCTACCAGCGGCTCGCCGACCCGGCGCTGCTGGCGCGCGAGCCGGCCGATCTCGACCTCTTCGACGCCACGGAGATCTCGCCCGAGCGCCTGCGCGAGGACGCGCTGACGATGGAGGCGGCGGCGCTCGCGGTTCCCGGCGTCACCAACTCGGCCGGCGCCGGCGCGTCGGCCGGCATGGGCGGGCTGGTGCTCGCTACCTCCGACGGCTTCGTCGGGCAGTACATGGCGACGCGGTTCTCCCGCTCCGCCAGCGCGCTGGCCGGCGCGGGAACCGCTATGGAACGCGACCACGACTTCTCCTCGCGCCTGCATTTCTCCGAGCTCGATCCGGCCGACGGGATCGGCCGCAAGGCCGGCGAGCGTGCAGTCAGGCGGCTGAACCCGCGCAAGGCGAAGACAGGCCCGGTCACCGTGGTGTTCGACCCGCGTGTCGCGCGCGGCATCGCCGGCCATCTTGCCGGCGCGATCAACGGCGCGTCCGTCGCCCGTAAGACGAGCTTCCTGCGCGACTACATGGGCCGGCAGGTCGCGTCCGCCGGCATCACCGTCACCGACGAGCCGCTGAAGGTGCGCGGCCAGTCCTCGCGCCCGTTCGACGGCGAGGGCGTGGCCGGGGAGCGCCTCGTCATGATCGAGGACGGCGCGCTCGCCCACTGGTTCCTCTCGACCTCGGTCGCCGGCGAGCTCGGGCTCCGCACCAACGGCCGCGGCGTGCGCGCCGCCTCCTCGGTGGTGCCGTCCTCGACCAACCTCGCCATCGAGCCCGGCGCGCGGAGCCCGCGCGACATGATCGGCGCGCTGAAATCCGGCTTCTACGTCACCGAGGTCTTCGGCCAGGGCGTCGACATGGTGACGGGCGACTATTCGCGCGGCGCGTCCGGCTTCTGGATCGAGAACGGAGAGCTTGCCTACCCCGTCTCGGAGGTGACGATCGCCGGGAACCTGAAGGACATGTTCATGGCCATGGTGCCGGCCGACGATCTCGACCGCAATTTCGGCACGGCCGCGCCGACGCTCCTGATCGAGGGGATGACCCTTGCCGGCGAATGACACGATGAACGACGCGCTCGCCGCCGACCTTTCGCTGATTCGCGACGCCGCCCGCGAGGCCGGCGAGATCGCCATGCGCCATTTCCGCAACGATCCCGACGTGTGGATGAAGGAAGGCGCCTCCCCTGTCAGCGCCGCCGACATCGCCGTCGATACCTTCCTGCGCCGGACCTTGTCCGCCGCCCGGCCCGACTATGGCTGGCTCTCGGAGGAGACCGTCGACACCCCCGAGCGGCTTGGCGCGCGCCGGACCTTCGTCGTCGATCCGATCGACGGCACCCGCGCCTTCATCCAGGGGCGGCGCACCTGGTGCGTGTCGATCGCCGTCGTCGAGGCGGGCGCGCCGCTCGCCGGCGTGCTCGAATGCCCGGCCAAGGGCGAGTTCTACGAGGCGCAGGGCGACGGCCCGGCGCTGCTCAACGGCGCGCCGATAGCGGTCGCGCCCACCCATGCCGACCCGCGCGTCGCCGGGCCGAAGGCGATGCTGCAACAGGCCCCGTCCTGGATGCGCGGCGGGCCTGAGATTCCTTACATCCCCTCCCTCGCCTACCGCATCGCCATGGTCGCCAGCGGTGCGCTCGACGCCACCTTCGTCAAGCCGAACTCGCACGACTGGGACCTCGCCGCCGCCGACCTTATCCTGCGTCGCGCCGGCGGCGGGCTGGTCGAGCGCGACGGCGCGGCGCCCGCCTATGCCGGCGCGAACCCGCGTCACGGCGCGCTGGCAGCAGGCAGCGGCAGGCTGCTGACCGAGATGAGAACCGTGATCGCCGGCCTCGACGGCGATCACGGCGGCAGGACCGAGGCCGGCGGCGGGGAAACCGCATCACGCCACGGTTTCAAAACGTAACGAATTCCTCTAAAGCGGGTCCGTCGCGCCGCCTGCCCTTGCCGCGACGCAGGACCATGATCGAACAGGCGACCGGATATGCCCGAGGAAACCGAAAAGAAGCAGCTTCTCCATCTCGTGTTCGGCGGCGAGCTGAAATCGCTCCACGGAACCGAGTTCAGGGATCTCGACGCGCTCGACATCGTCGGGATCTATCCCGACTATAAATCCGCCGAACTTGCGTGGAAAGCGAAGGCGCAGGCGACGGTGGACAATGCGCATATGCGCTATTTCATTGCCCACCTGCATCGCCTGCTCGAGCCGGACGCGAAGTAGGCCGTCGCCCGCAGCATGGACCAGGAGGCCGCTTCACCCTTGCCCAAGACGCGCTCGCCCCAGACGCGCTCGCCCAGGAGGCGCAGGGATGCCGTCCGCTCCCGGCACAGTCCGCTGAAGCGCCTGTGGATCAAGGTGCGCGGGCCGCTCGCCCGCTCGCGCGCGGCGAATGCGATCCTGGCCAGCCTGCTCACCAGCGCGATCCGCTTCGTCCATCGCACCACCCGCCTCGCCGAGGGCTCGGACGACATCGCGCGCGCCATCGATGCCCACACGCCGGCGATCGCCGCCCTCTGGCACGGCCAGCACCTGCTCGCGCCGGCCATCAACCCGCGCGGCCACAGGATGGCCGCGCTGTTCTCGCGCAGCGCCGACGCCGAGCTCAACGCGCGGGTGGCCGAGCGCCTCGGCTTCGACGTCGTCCGCGGCTCCGGCGGGCGCGAGGGCCGGCACCGGGCCCAGAAGGGCGGCGCGCGGGCGCTGATCGCATTGAAGAAGACGCTCGACGCCGGCACCAACGTCGCCATGATTGCCGACATTCCCCACGGCACCCCGCGCGAGGCAGGGCTCGGCATCGTCACGCTGGCCAAGGTTTCCGGCCGGCCGGTCGTGCCCATCGCCGTCGCCACCAGCCGCCGCAAGGTGCTGGAGAAGACGTGGGACAAGACCACCATCAACCTGCCCTTCGGCCGGCGCGCCCTGGCCATCGGCGAGGCGATCCACGTCGCCGCCGATGCGACGCCGCAGGAGCTGGAGGAGAAGCGGCGCGAGGTGACGGACGCGCTCAACGCGGCGACGCGGCGCGCCTACCGTCTCGTGGATGGCGAGGACCGATGAGCGAACGCTGGGCACGCGCCATGCTGGCCGCCTATCGCTGGGCCGGGGCCAGCGTCTACCCGGTGATCGGCGGCTATGTCGCCTGGCGCGCCAGCAAGGGCAAGGAGGAGCACAGCCGCCGCCGCGAGCGATACGGCCGCGCCGGCCAGCCGCGCCCCGCCGGCCCGCTGATCTGGATGCACGCCGCCAGCGTCGGCGAGACCATCGCGGTCGTGCCGCTGATCGAGCAGCTTCTCGGCAGCGGCATCAACATCGTCCTGACCACCGGCACCGTCACCTCGGCGCAGGTCGCGCACGAGCGGCTGGGGACCCGCATCATCCACCAGTATGTGCCGCTCGATCTCAAGCCGGCGGTGAGCCGCTTCCTCGACCACTGGTCGCCGGACCTCGCCATCATGGCCGAGTCGGAAATCTGGCCGATGACCATCCTCGAGCTCGGCGCGCGGCGGGTGCCGCAGGTTCTGGTCAACGGCCGCCTGTCCGATCGCTCCTTCGCCAGCTGGTCTAAGCGCAGCTATCTCGCCGAGGCGCTGTTCGAGAACCTCGCCCATGTCATCGCCCAGTCGGAGACGGACGCCGAGCGGTTCCGCCACCTCGGCGCGCGGCCGGTTACGGTTTCCGGCAATCTGAAGGGCGACACGGTCGAGCCGCCGGTGAACGCCGCCGAGCTCGCGCGCCTCAAAAGCGAGATCGGCCGGCGCAGGACCTGGGCGGCGATCTCGACGCATGACGGCGAGGAGGCGGCCGCCCTCGACGTCCACCGGCTGTTGCGCCCGCGCCATCCCGATCTCCTGACGATCATCGTCCCGCGCCATCCCGAGCGCGCCGACGACATCGCCGCCGCCTGCGCGGCCGCCGGCCTTTCCGTCGCCCGGCGCAGCGCCGGCGACCGCATCGCGCCGGGCACCGACATCTTCCTCGGCGACACGATCGGCGAGATGGGGCTTTATCTTCGGCTGACCGAGATCGCCTTCGTCGGCCGCTCGCTGACGGCCAAGGGCGGGCAGAACCCGCTGGAGCCGGCCATGCTCGACACCGCGGTGCTGTCCGGCCGCAACGTCCAGAATTTCCGCGACGCCTACCAGAAGCTCGCGGCCAGCGGCGCGGCGCGCTTCGTGCGCGACAAGGAGACCCTCGCCGGCGCGGTGAACTACCTGCTGACCAACGACGCCGAGCGCCACAAGATGATGGAGGCCGGCCGGCGCACCGTCGACGGCATGCGCGGCGCGCTGACGCGCACGCTCCATACGCTCGAGCCCTACGTCAACCCGCTGATCGTCCAGGCACGGCTGGACGCCTCGGCGGGCGGCAAGCGCTGAGGCGATGGTCAGCGAGGCGCCGCCCTTCTGGTGGGGCAAGGCCGACTGGCGCGCCTTCGCGCTGTGGCCGTTCGCGGCCGCTTACGGCGCGGTCGCGGCGAAGCGGATGCGCACCGCGCCGCGCGAGAAGATCCCCGCCCCGGTCCTTTGCGTCGGCAACCTGACGGTCGGCGGCTCCGGCAAGACTCCGGTGGCGATCGCACTTGCCCGGCAGGCCGCGGCGATGGGGCTGACGCCCGGCATCCTCTCGCGCGGCCATGGCGGCTCGGTCTCCGGCCACCCGCATCTCGTCGATCCCGACCACGATAGCGCCCGCCATGTTGGCGACGAGCCGATGCTTCTGGCCCGCGCCGCCCCCGTCGCCGTCTCGGCCGACCGCGCGGCCGGCGCGCGGGCACTTATCGCGCAAGGCTGCGACTTCCTCATCATGGATGACGGCTTCCAGAGCGCGCGCATCCATATCGACTACGCCCTGATCGTGGTCGACGCCCGGCGCGGCGTCGGCAACGGCCATGTCATCCCCGCCGGCCCGATGCGCGCCGGCCTGACAGAGCAGATGCGCTTCACCGACGCCGTGCTGAAGGTCGGCGAGGGCGACGGCGCCAACCGCGTGCTGCGCCAGGCCGCGCGCGCCGGCCGCGCCTTCTTCGAGGCGCATGTGCTCGCGCGCCCGCCGCAGGGCATCGCCGGCGCGCGCTGCCTCGCCTTCGCCGGCATCGGCGATCCGGGCAAGTTCTTCGACACGGTGGCGGCGGTGGGCGGTGAGGTGGCGGTGGCCAGGAGCTTCGGCGACCACCATTTCTACAGCGCGTTCGATGCCGAGGACCTTCTCGCCACGGCCGAGGCGCAGGGGCTGACGATCGTCACCACCGCCAAGGACGCGGTGCGCCTCGACCACGGCGGCGAGGCGATCGCCGCGCTGAAGCGGCAGGCAAAAGTGATCGAGATCGAGGCCGTGTTCGACATCGCCAGCGCCCCGCGCGCCATCGTCTCGGAGACGCTGGAGGCGTGGAGGCGGCGCCGGCTGGAAAAATGATCGACATTCTTGGCGCAATTCCAGACGGAAAAGTGCTTCACACTTTTCCTGGAATTGCTCCGGTCAGCGCCTGCGCAGGTCGGGGTTCAGCTCCAGCTCGCGGGCGAGCGAGATCGCGGCGCTGACATAGGGCTCCTGCCGCGCCACGCTCCAGTATTTCAGGTCGTCGAGCGGGATGGTGTCGCCGGTGACGGCGCAGCGCACGAAAGCGCCGGGCGACAGCACCTGAAAATCCCCGTCGAGATAACGGATGCGCGCTTCCCTGCCGCCGGGTCCTTCGAAACGGTTCATGTCGTCACGCCTTCTGGAGCAGGTCCGTCGGAAGCCGAGATGGCTTCCGGCCCGGAACTGCGATTTTCCCGGTTCCGCCACAAAAGCGCGGCGAGGTCAAGCATCCGCGCCCTGCCCCGTCTCCCAGCCCTCGACAAAGATGACATTCTCCGGCCCGAGGATTTCTTTCAGCGCCTCTGCGATGGCCAGCCCTTCGGCGCGCCACGCCGCCTCGGCTTCCGGCGAGGCGAAATCCGGCCCCTGCGGCACGTCCTCGAGCGTGAACGCCTCCTGAAACACGTCGTCCCAGTCCTCGATACGGAAGCCGAGCGTGCCGTCGTACCAGTACATGTGGCTGAAGCGCTGCCCGGTATCGGCGTCGATCAAGGGATAGAAGCCCTGTCTCGGCGAAATCACGATGCGCGCCGGCGCGGGCACGTCCTCCACATCGTCGTTTGGATCGAAGACGCCGGGCGAGGCCGCCTTCCATGCCATGTGGTAGACGAACCAGAGCCCGAGCCCCGCGGCGGTGAGCGCGGTTCCGACGACGCCGAACGGCTCGTCCCACGGCAGGAGGCGGCCAGTGCCCCACAGCCAGACGACGCCGAGCGCGACCGCGCCATAGAGGATGGCGGCGTTGCGGACCTGCCTGCGCCCGGCCTCGTCGTCGTCCTCCGGCGCGATGAAGAAGCGCCGCGCGCCGCCGATCCAGATCGCCTGGCTCGCCGCGCAGAAGACGAAGAGCGGCAGCGCCCAGCTGCTCATCGTCAGAAGCGCCGCGCCGCTCGCGCCGATCAGCACGGTCGACGCGCCGAGGATCCAGCGCCGCCGCGTCTCGGACGGATCCTCCTTGCCGGCGGACAGGGCGGCCAGCGCCTTGTCGAGCACCGAATCCATCAGGATGGCACGCAGGCCGAGCCAGCCGGCGAACACGTAGAAAGCGCCGATCAGGCGAAAGACGACGTCGATGGCATCCATTGTTCCCATGCCCCATTGCCCGAACCTGCGCTTGACGCGCCATTGCGGCCGGAGCGTGGCGGGTGTCACTCCCCTGCTCAGCGCCGGCCGAACAGCCGCTCGATATCAGACAGCTTGAGCTCGATATAGGTCGGCCGGCCATGGTTGCAGGTGCCGGAGCCGGGCGTCGCCTCCATCTGGCGCAGCAGCGCGTTCATCTCGTCGGGCCGCAGCCGCCGGCCCGAGCGCACCGAGCCGTGGCAGGCCATGGTGGCGGCGATGGCGTCGAGCCGCTCCTTCAGCGTCTCCACCGTGTCGCTCTCGGCGATCTCGTCGGCGAGGTCGCGCACCATCTTCTGCACGTCGACCTCGCCCAGCATCGACGGCGTCGCCCGCACCGCGACCGCGCCCGGCCCGAAGCGCTCGAGCGCCAGCCCGAACCGCGACAGGAGTTCGCCATGGCCGGCGAGCCGCTCGGCGTCGTCCTCGGCGAGGTCGACGATCTCCGGCAGCAGCAGCATCTGCGACGGCACCGGCCGCGCGGCCAGCGCCTCCTTCAGCGCCTCGTAGACCAGCCGCTCATGCGCGGCGTGCTGGTCGACGATGACGAGCGAATCGTCGGTCTGGGCGACGATGTAGTTCTCGTGCACCTGCGCCCGCGCCGCGCCGAGCGGGCGCGCCGTCAGTTCAGGCGCGGCGTCCTGAATGCCTGCGCGGGCGTCGGCGCTCGGCGCGTGATAGGGCGCGGCCGCCTCACTGAGCCCGAGCGGACGCTGGAACGAGGAGCCGGCGTCGAAGGCGGGCGCGGAAGGGCGGGCCGGCTGCCAGCCGCCATGGGATGCCGAGCCTCCACCCGTCCCGGCATAATCATGGGCGCCATTGCCGCCGGGGCGGAAGGCCGAGAGCATCGCCCCGGCTCCGGTGGTCGCCGCGCGGATGCCGGAGCGCGCCAGCGCCTCGCGGATCGAGCCGACGATCAGCCCGCGCACCAGCCCCGGATCGCGGAAGCGCACATCCGCCTTGGCCGGGTGGACGTTGACGTCGACCAGCGCCGGGTCGAGTTCGACGAACAGCGCCGCGACGGCGTGGCGGTCGCGCGGCAGCACGTCGGCATAGGCCCCGCGCAGCGCCCCGGCCAGCCAGCGGTCGCGCACCGGCCTTCCGTTGACGTAGAGATACTGGTGGAGCGAGTTCGCCCGGCTGTAGGACGGGATCGAGGCGAAGCCGGTCAGCCGCACGCCCTCGCGCACCGCCTCGATCTCGAGCGCGTTGTCGGCGAACTCGCGGCCGAGGACCTGGGCGACGCGCTCGCCGTGGCCGCCGCAGGCCGCGAGGTCGAGCACCGTGCGGTCGGAGCCGGATAGCGTGAAGCGCACCGCCGGGAAGGCGACGGCGATGCGCCGCACCACCTCGGTGATCGCCGATGCCTCGGCGCGCTCGCCCTTCATGAACTTCAGCCGCGCCGGCGT comes from Aquamicrobium sp. and encodes:
- a CDS encoding M16 family metallopeptidase, which gives rise to MDVIRSQGPAAALRAALAAGLIALTPVGAVAEGAPLIENFALDNGLEVVVIPDHRAPVVTHMLWYKVGSADEDPGKSGIAHFFEHLMFKGTAEYGPGVFSARIADVGGRENAFTSYDYTAYYQQVAPDMLPEMMAMEADRMTNLVLTDDVIGPERDVVIEERNSRVENDPRSLLSEEVSATLYQNHPYRIPVIGWMHEIEKLNREDAIDFYRRYYAPNNAILVVAGDVDAATVRRLAQDTYGKIARGPDLPPRLRPTEPEQNTRRTVTLSDERVGVPSYSERWLVPSYTTAEEGQAEALDILSEVLGGGVRSRLYQELVVRQGIASSAMAYYQGTSLDDTMFMVLGSPRGEATLEDVEKAIDAEIAKIVADGVTEEEVEKAKMRFVRSMIFARDEQDGMARIYGSTLATGGTVEDITSWPDRIRAVTAEDVKDAAAHWLDERRAVAAYLLPKE
- a CDS encoding M16 family metallopeptidase, with the translated sequence MRNVEKANRFAAHRFTGALTVLLLAVVFLTFPALAPARAEVDIQEVKSPGGITAWLVEDYTVPIVTVNFAFKGGSVQDPAGKDGLSNLMAGLFDEGAGDLDADAFQERLDDVGAEMSFDARRDAVYGTMRMLAEERESAFELLRLAVNQPRFDAEPVERIRAQILTGIQRDMRDPNALGREEFARALYGDHPYARRAEGTVETLATITADDLHALHGRTFARSGLNVAVVGAIDAETLKAELDRVFGGLPAEQGLESVGKAQIRFDQRVNYVYALPQASLQLVYPGVEREDPTFFAAFLMNHVLGGGTFSSRLFDEVREKRGLAYGVGSSLITSDLADMLMIGTSTRADRAQEALGVIRDVIRDVAENGVTEQELAKAKTYLVGAYPINNLDSSTAVARTLLELQKDGRGIDYIERRVELIEAVTLDEVREAAAKLLTAEPAVLVIGPEANNGDGG
- a CDS encoding patatin-like phospholipase family protein, with product MGEAMPETIPGTDHAPPPGPTFAVAFGGGGARGLAHIHVIRALDELGIRPVAIAGSSIGAMMGAAMAAGMRGSDIEDHARAVLSNRGEAMTRMWRSLPRSVGELVAGGIRLGQFDIGRILRAFMPEPVPQRIEDMEIPLQVTATDFYGHDEHVFAEGDLFTALAASAALPAIFRPVSHEGRLLIDGGITNPVPFDLLHGKADIVIGVDVVGGPMGDARGRPSSLDLLMGASQIMMEAIVELKLRQTQPHILLRPPVAHFGVLDFLKVERVLGETSPIRDELKREIDRASERHLRRL
- a CDS encoding TldD/PmbA family protein; the encoded protein is MSQPIDSASLVDLVARLVETARRAGADAADAVAVRSRSTGVSVRLGKVENTSAAESDDIALRVFSGRRVASVSANALSDIDALAERAVAMARVSPEDPYQRLADPALLAREPADLDLFDATEISPERLREDALTMEAAALAVPGVTNSAGAGASAGMGGLVLATSDGFVGQYMATRFSRSASALAGAGTAMERDHDFSSRLHFSELDPADGIGRKAGERAVRRLNPRKAKTGPVTVVFDPRVARGIAGHLAGAINGASVARKTSFLRDYMGRQVASAGITVTDEPLKVRGQSSRPFDGEGVAGERLVMIEDGALAHWFLSTSVAGELGLRTNGRGVRAASSVVPSSTNLAIEPGARSPRDMIGALKSGFYVTEVFGQGVDMVTGDYSRGASGFWIENGELAYPVSEVTIAGNLKDMFMAMVPADDLDRNFGTAAPTLLIEGMTLAGE
- a CDS encoding 3'(2'),5'-bisphosphate nucleotidase CysQ gives rise to the protein MNDALAADLSLIRDAAREAGEIAMRHFRNDPDVWMKEGASPVSAADIAVDTFLRRTLSAARPDYGWLSEETVDTPERLGARRTFVVDPIDGTRAFIQGRRTWCVSIAVVEAGAPLAGVLECPAKGEFYEAQGDGPALLNGAPIAVAPTHADPRVAGPKAMLQQAPSWMRGGPEIPYIPSLAYRIAMVASGALDATFVKPNSHDWDLAAADLILRRAGGGLVERDGAAPAYAGANPRHGALAAGSGRLLTEMRTVIAGLDGDHGGRTEAGGGETASRHGFKT
- a CDS encoding DUF4170 domain-containing protein, which gives rise to MPEETEKKQLLHLVFGGELKSLHGTEFRDLDALDIVGIYPDYKSAELAWKAKAQATVDNAHMRYFIAHLHRLLEPDAK
- a CDS encoding lysophospholipid acyltransferase family protein, with product MKRLWIKVRGPLARSRAANAILASLLTSAIRFVHRTTRLAEGSDDIARAIDAHTPAIAALWHGQHLLAPAINPRGHRMAALFSRSADAELNARVAERLGFDVVRGSGGREGRHRAQKGGARALIALKKTLDAGTNVAMIADIPHGTPREAGLGIVTLAKVSGRPVVPIAVATSRRKVLEKTWDKTTINLPFGRRALAIGEAIHVAADATPQELEEKRREVTDALNAATRRAYRLVDGEDR
- the waaA gene encoding lipid IV(A) 3-deoxy-D-manno-octulosonic acid transferase, which produces MSERWARAMLAAYRWAGASVYPVIGGYVAWRASKGKEEHSRRRERYGRAGQPRPAGPLIWMHAASVGETIAVVPLIEQLLGSGINIVLTTGTVTSAQVAHERLGTRIIHQYVPLDLKPAVSRFLDHWSPDLAIMAESEIWPMTILELGARRVPQVLVNGRLSDRSFASWSKRSYLAEALFENLAHVIAQSETDAERFRHLGARPVTVSGNLKGDTVEPPVNAAELARLKSEIGRRRTWAAISTHDGEEAAALDVHRLLRPRHPDLLTIIVPRHPERADDIAAACAAAGLSVARRSAGDRIAPGTDIFLGDTIGEMGLYLRLTEIAFVGRSLTAKGGQNPLEPAMLDTAVLSGRNVQNFRDAYQKLAASGAARFVRDKETLAGAVNYLLTNDAERHKMMEAGRRTVDGMRGALTRTLHTLEPYVNPLIVQARLDASAGGKR
- the lpxK gene encoding tetraacyldisaccharide 4'-kinase, which encodes MVSEAPPFWWGKADWRAFALWPFAAAYGAVAAKRMRTAPREKIPAPVLCVGNLTVGGSGKTPVAIALARQAAAMGLTPGILSRGHGGSVSGHPHLVDPDHDSARHVGDEPMLLARAAPVAVSADRAAGARALIAQGCDFLIMDDGFQSARIHIDYALIVVDARRGVGNGHVIPAGPMRAGLTEQMRFTDAVLKVGEGDGANRVLRQAARAGRAFFEAHVLARPPQGIAGARCLAFAGIGDPGKFFDTVAAVGGEVAVARSFGDHHFYSAFDAEDLLATAEAQGLTIVTTAKDAVRLDHGGEAIAALKRQAKVIEIEAVFDIASAPRAIVSETLEAWRRRRLEK
- a CDS encoding DUF2093 domain-containing protein, whose product is MNRFEGPGGREARIRYLDGDFQVLSPGAFVRCAVTGDTIPLDDLKYWSVARQEPYVSAAISLARELELNPDLRRR